The following are encoded together in the Juglans microcarpa x Juglans regia isolate MS1-56 chromosome 2D, Jm3101_v1.0, whole genome shotgun sequence genome:
- the LOC121250014 gene encoding uncharacterized protein LOC121250014, producing the protein MRLKKGSKVEVLSKKEVPSGSWRCAEIICVNSHNYTVRYDGCKVANGGTFVESVSRKAVRPCPPPLEVSENWVAGDVVEVFDNFSWKMATVSQVLRENHFLVRLLGSSLEFEVFKFDIRARQSWQDDKWVVIGKGSGSFEDEKRDKNSTLKCKLKLSFQNKNTRMNLRDHFPVKNRFNFQESHVVSSKTLKRGSPYCYSQAEEYTGVSLKFRATEKEGRCHRVEAANSSTLPMQVDAVAFPRNMQGENFKNASPNNRTTGIPEVDVARRRQTGTVGCSFANIESNYADDVTCSVGSCSITNNSSYKVPHNVSTGCIKDGDFHSSDAESSFWWKYEEGNCLLPTKGELAAEIHRLELHAYRCTIEALHASGPLSWEQEELVTNLRLSLHISNDEHLMELRNLSSSPCIRIR; encoded by the exons ATGAGGCTCAAGAAAGGGAGTAAAGTGGAAGTATTGAGTAAAAAGGAGGTACCTTCAGGCTCCTGGCGTTGTGCTGAGATCATCTGTGTTAACAGTCACAACTACACTGTCAGATATGATGGCTGCAAGGTTGCCAATGGTGGGACCTTTGTGGAGAGCGTATCCAGAAAGGCCGTTAGGCCTTGCCCTCCTCCACTTGAAGTTTCTGAGAACTGGGTTGCCGGTGATGTTGTGGAGGTGTTTGACAACTTTTCCTGGAAAATGGCAACTGTTTCACAGGTTTTGAGGGAAAATCACTTTTTAGTCAGGTTGCTTGGATCCTCTCTGGAATTTGAAGTCTTCAAGTTTGACATCCGGGCGAGACAGTCTTGGCAAGATGACAAATGGGTTGTGATCGGAAAG GGTTCTGGctcttttgaagatgaaaaacgTGATAAAAATTCAACTCTGAAGTGCAAGCTAAAATTAAGCTTTCAGAATAAAAACACAAGGATGAATCTACGTGATCATTTCCCTGTTAAGAACAGATTTAATTTCCAGGAGTCCCATGTTGTTTCTTCCAAAACTTTGAAGAGAGGGTCACCCTATTGCTATTCTCAAGCTGAAGAGTATACTGGAGTTTCCCTGAAATTTAGAGCAACAGAAAAAGAAGGCAGGTGCCACCGAGTGGAGGCTGCTAATTCGTCCACTCTGCCCATGCAGGTAGATGCTGTTGCTTTCCCGAGAAACATGCAGGGTGAAAACTTCAAAAATGCTTCCCCTAACAACAGAACAACTGGGATTCCTGAAGTGGACGTTGCAAGGAGGAGACAAACTGGCACTGTGGGGTGTTCATTTGCAAACATAGAATCAAATTATGCTGATGATGTTACATGCTCTGTTGGTAGTTGTAGCATTACTAACAACAGTTCCTATAAGGTGCCCCATAATGTTTCTACAGGTTGTATTAAGGATGGTGATTTTCATTCTAGTGATGCTGAATCCTCTTTTTGGTGGAAATATGAGGAAGGAAATTGTCTCCTTCCTACAAAAGGGGAACTAGCAGCTGAAATACATAGGTTAGAGTTGCATGCCTACCGTTGCACTATAGAGGCATTGCATGCATCAGGACCTTTAAGTTGGGAACAAGAGGAATTGGTGACAAATCTTCGTCTTTCACTCCATATATCGAATGATGAACATTTAATGGAGCTAAGAAACTTAAGTTCTTCTCCCTGCATTCGAATTAGATGA
- the LOC121250015 gene encoding protein arginine N-methyltransferase PRMT10-like: MGSYQNGVVGGDRSATAVDKGVDFAQYFCTYAFLYHQKEMLSDRVRMDAYFNSIFQNKHHFQGKTVLDVGTGSGILAIWSAQAGARKVYAVEATKMSEHARVLVKANNLEDVVEVIEGSMEEITLPEKVDVIISEWMGYFLLRESMFDSVICARDRWLKPTGIMYPSHARMWVAPIRSGLVDQKVSDYRETMEDWYNFTNEIKTNYGVDMSVLTKPFSDEQRKYYLQTALWNNLHPHQVIGTAAVVKEIDCLTVTVNDILEVRSNLSSSITLEDTRLCGFGGWFDVHFRGRTEDPAQQEIELTTAPSIDNGTHWGQQVFLMHPSIRVCGGDDLNVSFLMKRSKENHRLLEVELSCEIKQHTGELLPPFNKTFYIE; encoded by the exons ATGGGGAGCTACCAAAACGGCGTCGTGGGTGGGGACCGTAGTGCCACTGCGGTGGACAAGGGCGTGGATTTCGCCCAGTATTTCTGCACCTACGCCTTTCTCTACCACCAGAAGGAGATGCTCTCTGACCGAGTCCGCATGGACGCTTACTTCAACTCCATCTTCCAGAACAAGCATCATTTCCAAGGAAAG ACTGTGTTGGATGTGGGAACTGGCAGTGGTATTCTTGCTATTTGGTCGGCACAAGCAGGTGCAAGGAAGGTCTATGCAGTCGAAGCAACTAAAATGTCAGAGCACGCACGTGTACTTGTAAAAGCAAATAACTTGGAAGATGTCGTTGAAGTGATTGAGGGTTCCATGGAGGAAATCACTCTGCCTGAGAAAG TTGATGTGATTATCTCGGAGTGGATGGGATACTTTCTTCTGCGTGAATCTATGTTTGATTCGGTGATATGTGCACGTGATCGCTGGCTGAAGCCAACGGGAATCAT GTATCCTAGTCATGCCCGGATGTGGGTGGCTCCTATCAGGTCTGGATTGGTAGATCAGAAAGTGAGCGACTATCGGGAAACTATGGAAGATTGGtataattttacaaatgaaataaaaactaACTATGGTGTCGACATGAGTGTTCTTACAAAGCCTTTTTCTGATGAGCAGAGGAAGTACTATCTTCAG ACGGCATTGTGGAACAATCTTCATCCACATCAAGTTATAGGGACAGCTGCTGTAGTAAAGGAGATTGATTGTTTGACTGTGACCGTGAATGACATCCTTGAAGTCAGATCAAACTTGTCATCTTCAATAACTCTGGAAGACACAAGGCTCTGTGGGTTTGGGGGATGGTTCGATGTTCATTTTCGA GGAAGAACGGAGGACCCAGCTCAGCAAGAAATTGAGTTGACAACTGCTCCTAGCATTGATAATGGGACACATTGGGGTCAACAG GTTTTCCTCATGCATCCTTCAATTAGAGTCTGTGGAGGGGATGACTTAAATGTTTCTTTCTTAATGAAACGCTCCAAGGAAAATCATAGACTTCTGGAGGTTGAGCTCAGTTGTGAGATCAAGCAGCATACTGGCGAGCTGCTTCCACCTTTCAATAAGACGTTCTACATTGAGTGA